A region from the Flavobacteriales bacterium genome encodes:
- a CDS encoding T9SS type A sorting domain-containing protein, which translates to MRTLNKLLACTMALVVPLCTWAQTETEPNNSAGTANALSYNTAMVGSSGACAPTDVSVDWYSITSTAQGVLRLQTSMSNTGGSDVPVSVQLRNSSQTVIATFAATAGANGVAVDETFTHLCSGIGVYYISIANPSPSVCTNYSLTYDRLAPDYANDSEPNGNAGQTLDTLDAGVPRDGQINFQYGDADDWHRILAPNDGVITVTVLAEHADAAPGTMNLRLRNSSSTVLQTWTVNVGASGTPMTNTFTRNCTGAEVHYFLTFDGPSVCGASYRISYTVAAPFYGDDAEPNQSAGPAIIADAGTNYDGRLSFEYDNTIDWFRLQAPNDGLMTVTVLAEHAGALPSEMTVYLRDNASSVIETWTAVIGASGVPVSNTFTHTCSGTEEVYYLSLDTPDDCGVSYRFNYTVAAPLYADDLEPNQSAGPAIIANAGADYDGRVTFEYDNASDWYRLQAPNDGVITVTVLAENAGPTAGTMNVLFRNSSSTVLETWTANVGANGSPATTTFTRNCTGTEAVYYLDLRDPTICGASYRFNYTVAAPVFNDDAEPNESAGPAIVANAGTNYEGRVTFDYDNASDWYRLQAPNDGVITVTVLAENAGPTAGTMNVLFRNSSSTVLETWTANVDANGSPATTTFTRNCTGTEAVYYLDLRDPNVCGVSYRFNYTVAAPLYADDAEPNQNAGAAIPIDLNAAPAFGRASFEYDNSSDWFEVNHPGGVLTVNVRAENAGATGVMTLRIRNSSSTVLVTNATAAVGGGGVGASSSVATAGSVAAGTYYVEVESPTVCGVSYRLDCYDDDNDGVCNSGDLCAGTPNGEGVNSNGCSCSQVVIDDGDVCTLDECLNGNVTNTFQDADGDLTCDANDGCPNDPNKIAPGECGCGVADTDTDGDLTADCNDGCPNDPNKIAPGICGCGVSDVDTDGDLTADCNDGCPADPNKIAPGACGCGVADTDTDSDGTADCNDACPNLANLVNGDPCDDGNPNTINDVVSNCICAGTLLGNDCEGVPGGPAVPGTACNDNDDCTTGDVYDANCICAGTFADADADGTCDANDLCPGGPEPGTVCDDLDACTTGDVIGTNCLCAGTFADADNDGTCDADDLCPGGPEPGTTCDDLNANTINDVIGTNCLCAGTLLGNDCEGVPGGPAVPGTACNDNDDCTTGDVYDANCLCAGTFADADNDGTCDADDLCPGGPEPGTACDDLDACTTGDVIGTNCLCAGTFADADNDGTCDADDLCPGGPEPGTVCDDLDPNTTGDVIGTNCLCAGVNVNCTEDLVMSIALDAFGSQTTWEITDALTSTVVASGGPYSDGTPGAIVSTNICLPAACYNLVVSDAMGDGIAAGGYVLTDDLGRRIIDASGDFGPESSVTISGGDFCVPLGPTFVKPNWCDRTDLVPSSFIYCQGVAGASGYQFWFFDPHGSYSRRILRPATDCRLSNLQTNPAPFGLPLNVCVRPLVNGNYLPFGKVCRIMVNNPGGNFRDLSTFSTDGPHLSLYPNPVKDDLVFIRIEGLGTDIEAADITVHDATGKSVITARVPLADGTLNHVLEFGSSLGEGLYLVQVRTGTEVFTQRLVVH; encoded by the coding sequence ATGAGAACCCTCAACAAACTGCTCGCTTGTACAATGGCCCTCGTGGTGCCCTTGTGTACGTGGGCGCAAACCGAGACCGAGCCGAACAACTCCGCCGGTACCGCCAACGCACTGTCCTACAACACGGCCATGGTCGGCAGTAGTGGCGCTTGCGCACCCACGGACGTGAGCGTCGATTGGTATTCCATCACCTCCACCGCACAAGGGGTGCTGCGGCTTCAGACCAGCATGAGCAACACCGGCGGATCTGATGTGCCGGTGAGCGTGCAGCTGCGCAACAGCTCCCAAACGGTGATCGCCACTTTCGCGGCTACGGCAGGCGCAAATGGAGTGGCTGTGGATGAAACTTTCACACACCTCTGCTCAGGCATAGGCGTTTACTACATCAGCATCGCCAACCCGAGCCCCTCGGTTTGCACGAACTATTCGCTCACGTACGATCGGCTTGCACCGGACTACGCCAACGATAGCGAGCCGAACGGCAACGCTGGCCAAACCTTGGACACGCTGGATGCCGGCGTGCCTCGCGATGGACAGATCAACTTCCAATATGGTGATGCCGACGACTGGCACCGCATCCTCGCACCGAACGACGGTGTGATAACGGTAACCGTACTGGCTGAGCACGCCGATGCTGCACCGGGCACGATGAACTTGCGCCTGCGTAACAGTTCTTCCACAGTCCTGCAGACATGGACGGTGAACGTGGGCGCTTCGGGCACTCCGATGACCAATACGTTCACACGCAACTGCACGGGTGCAGAAGTGCACTACTTCCTCACCTTCGATGGCCCCTCCGTATGCGGCGCTTCGTACCGCATCAGCTACACGGTGGCTGCGCCGTTCTACGGCGATGACGCCGAACCGAACCAGAGCGCAGGCCCTGCGATCATTGCCGATGCAGGCACCAACTACGATGGCCGACTAAGCTTCGAGTACGACAATACGATCGACTGGTTCCGACTGCAAGCACCCAACGACGGCTTGATGACAGTGACCGTGCTTGCTGAGCATGCGGGGGCCTTGCCTAGCGAGATGACCGTGTATCTCCGCGACAACGCTTCTTCCGTTATCGAGACTTGGACAGCCGTGATCGGCGCCAGCGGAGTGCCGGTGTCCAACACCTTCACGCACACTTGCTCAGGCACTGAGGAGGTGTACTATCTATCCTTGGATACCCCGGACGATTGCGGTGTTTCTTACCGCTTCAACTACACCGTGGCAGCGCCGCTCTATGCGGATGACCTAGAGCCGAACCAATCTGCAGGCCCAGCGATCATCGCCAATGCAGGAGCGGACTACGACGGGCGCGTGACCTTCGAGTACGACAACGCCAGCGATTGGTACCGGCTGCAAGCACCCAATGATGGGGTGATCACCGTGACCGTGTTGGCCGAGAACGCTGGCCCTACGGCAGGCACCATGAACGTCCTATTCCGGAACAGCTCAAGCACCGTGCTTGAGACCTGGACCGCGAACGTGGGTGCCAACGGATCACCCGCCACCACAACCTTCACCCGCAACTGCACGGGCACCGAAGCCGTGTACTACTTGGACCTGCGCGACCCCACCATCTGCGGTGCCTCCTACCGGTTCAATTATACGGTTGCGGCTCCTGTGTTCAATGACGATGCAGAGCCGAACGAATCCGCGGGCCCAGCGATCGTCGCCAACGCAGGTACGAACTACGAAGGGCGTGTGACCTTCGATTACGACAACGCCAGCGATTGGTACCGGCTGCAAGCACCCAACGATGGGGTGATCACTGTCACCGTGTTGGCTGAGAACGCTGGCCCTACGGCAGGCACCATGAACGTCCTTTTCCGGAACAGCTCAAGCACCGTGCTGGAGACCTGGACCGCGAACGTGGATGCCAACGGATCGCCCGCCACCACAACCTTCACCCGCAACTGCACCGGCACCGAAGCCGTGTACTACCTGGACTTGCGCGACCCCAACGTCTGCGGTGTTTCGTACCGTTTCAATTACACAGTTGCCGCACCGCTCTACGCAGATGACGCTGAGCCCAACCAAAACGCAGGTGCGGCGATCCCCATCGACCTGAACGCCGCACCAGCCTTCGGACGCGCGAGCTTCGAGTATGACAACTCCAGCGATTGGTTCGAGGTGAACCATCCCGGTGGCGTGCTCACCGTGAATGTGCGTGCAGAGAACGCCGGGGCTACAGGGGTCATGACCTTGCGCATCCGCAATTCAAGCTCCACCGTACTTGTCACCAATGCAACGGCAGCGGTGGGCGGCGGTGGCGTGGGAGCCTCGAGCAGCGTTGCAACTGCAGGTTCCGTAGCGGCTGGCACCTACTACGTTGAAGTAGAAAGTCCCACGGTATGCGGTGTGAGCTACCGCCTAGACTGCTACGACGATGACAACGATGGCGTGTGCAATTCCGGCGACCTCTGCGCGGGCACACCCAACGGCGAGGGCGTGAACAGCAACGGTTGCTCCTGCTCGCAAGTGGTGATCGATGATGGTGATGTTTGCACACTGGACGAGTGCCTGAACGGCAACGTAACGAACACCTTCCAGGATGCCGATGGCGACTTGACCTGCGATGCCAACGACGGTTGCCCGAACGACCCGAACAAGATCGCACCGGGCGAGTGCGGTTGCGGTGTGGCCGATACGGATACCGATGGTGACCTTACAGCCGATTGCAACGACGGTTGCCCGAATGATCCTAACAAGATCGCACCCGGCATCTGCGGTTGCGGTGTTAGCGATGTGGACACCGATGGTGACCTCACCGCCGATTGCAACGATGGCTGCCCTGCTGATCCGAACAAGATCGCGCCCGGTGCTTGTGGTTGCGGCGTAGCTGATACGGACACCGACAGCGACGGCACCGCTGATTGCAACGACGCATGCCCGAACCTGGCGAACCTGGTGAACGGTGATCCATGCGATGATGGCAACCCGAACACCATCAACGATGTGGTGAGCAACTGCATCTGCGCCGGCACCCTGCTCGGCAACGATTGTGAAGGTGTACCCGGAGGCCCTGCCGTGCCCGGCACCGCCTGCAACGACAACGACGATTGCACCACCGGTGATGTCTACGACGCCAACTGCATCTGCGCAGGAACGTTCGCTGACGCCGATGCCGATGGCACCTGCGACGCCAACGACCTCTGCCCCGGCGGACCCGAGCCCGGCACCGTGTGTGATGATCTCGACGCCTGCACAACGGGTGACGTGATCGGCACCAACTGCCTCTGTGCCGGCACCTTCGCCGATGCGGACAACGATGGCACTTGCGATGCGGACGATCTCTGCCCCGGCGGGCCCGAGCCCGGCACTACGTGCGACGACCTCAACGCCAACACCATCAACGATGTCATCGGCACCAACTGCCTCTGTGCTGGCACCTTGCTCGGCAACGACTGCGAGGGCGTGCCCGGTGGACCCGCCGTGCCCGGAACAGCGTGCAACGACAATGACGATTGCACTACCGGCGACGTGTACGATGCGAACTGCCTCTGCGCTGGCACCTTCGCCGATGCCGACAACGATGGCACCTGCGATGCTGACGACCTCTGCCCCGGCGGACCCGAGCCCGGCACGGCGTGCGACGATCTCGACGCCTGCACAACGGGCGATGTGATCGGCACCAACTGCCTCTGCGCTGGCACCTTCGCTGACGCGGACAACGATGGCACTTGCGATGCGGACGATCTCTGCCCCGGCGGGCCCGAGCCCGGCACCGTGTGCGATGACCTTGATCCCAACACCACGGGCGATGTGATCGGCACCAACTGCCTCTGCGCAGGGGTGAACGTGAACTGCACCGAGGACCTGGTGATGAGCATCGCGCTGGACGCCTTCGGCAGCCAGACCACCTGGGAGATCACCGACGCGCTCACCAGCACCGTGGTCGCTTCCGGTGGTCCCTACTCCGACGGTACCCCGGGAGCCATCGTCTCCACCAACATCTGCCTGCCTGCCGCTTGCTACAACCTGGTGGTGAGCGACGCCATGGGCGATGGTATCGCAGCTGGTGGTTACGTGCTCACCGATGACCTTGGCCGACGCATCATCGATGCCAGCGGCGATTTCGGTCCTGAGAGCTCCGTGACCATCTCCGGCGGCGACTTCTGCGTGCCCTTGGGACCCACCTTCGTGAAGCCCAACTGGTGCGATCGTACCGATCTGGTGCCCAGCAGCTTCATCTACTGCCAAGGCGTGGCCGGTGCCAGCGGTTACCAGTTCTGGTTCTTCGATCCGCACGGCTCGTACAGCCGTCGCATACTGCGTCCGGCAACGGATTGCCGATTGAGCAACCTGCAGACCAACCCGGCTCCCTTCGGCCTCCCGCTCAACGTGTGCGTGCGACCGCTCGTGAACGGCAATTACCTGCCCTTCGGCAAAGTGTGCCGCATCATGGTGAACAACCCCGGCGGCAACTTCCGCGACCTGTCGACCTTCAGCACCGATGGACCACACCTCAGCCTCTACCCCAATCCAGTGAAGGATGATCTGGTGTTCATCCGCATCGAAGGGTTGGGCACCGACATCGAAGCTGCGGACATCACCGTGCACGATGCAACCGGCAAGTCCGTCATCACAGCGCGCGTGCCGCTGGCCGATGGAACCCTCAACCATGTGCTCGAATTCGGCAGCTCGCTCGGCGAAGGCCTCTATTTGGTGCAGGTACGCACCGGAACCGAGGTGTTCACCCAACGACTGGTGGTGCACTAA
- a CDS encoding sigma-70 family RNA polymerase sigma factor produces the protein MVRSPLTVEVSATEIASQPTWVAGLHRNDPATLRALYAKHFPAIKQYVVQNSGTSSDAQDMFQEAMTVLWMSVKEGRLVPADDPGGFLYRVAKNKWLDVVRSAAHKHMKVVHDDRALDQRTDAPDDIEERIVRLRGVYDKLDDKCRAVLDRFYFERKDLATIAGEMGVEEESIRTIKYRCMMKLRAFRRAISGEESEAI, from the coding sequence GTGGTCCGCAGCCCGCTCACGGTGGAAGTCTCAGCCACGGAAATCGCCTCACAGCCCACTTGGGTGGCGGGTCTTCACCGCAACGACCCGGCGACGCTTCGCGCGCTTTACGCCAAGCACTTCCCTGCCATCAAACAGTACGTGGTGCAGAACAGCGGCACCAGCAGCGATGCGCAGGACATGTTCCAAGAGGCCATGACAGTGCTATGGATGAGCGTGAAGGAGGGGCGACTGGTCCCGGCAGACGATCCCGGTGGCTTTCTCTATCGCGTGGCAAAGAACAAATGGCTGGACGTGGTCCGGTCAGCAGCGCACAAGCACATGAAAGTGGTGCATGACGACCGCGCGCTTGATCAGCGTACCGATGCACCGGACGACATCGAGGAACGCATTGTGCGCTTGCGTGGCGTGTACGACAAACTCGATGACAAGTGCCGTGCGGTGCTCGATCGATTCTACTTCGAGCGGAAGGACCTCGCCACCATCGCCGGTGAAATGGGGGTGGAGGAGGAGAGCATACGCACCATCAAATACCGCTGCATGATGAAGCTGCGTGCATTCCGCAGGGCCATCAGCGGCGAAGAGAGCGAAGCGATATGA
- a CDS encoding CHAT domain-containing protein — protein MRIALSLTGLFVAIAAIGQGSGLLAERHQRISALHKAEDHRGTVKEIELQLKEAIGTPWQDSIYRYTYTLGRAVWKSESADAGVAAAERVLALVKGMDKNVLHRLDAMDDLSRLLNDMGRVLDCVRVDSTTLAIADAHASVPLLRRGEARQAIAYDLASLGDHANALKYYLDARSIYKRIGSVPALNMSEAYNGAGSSCWHLGRTREAESYYQQALAYLDSCNDKRKPFRKAGILGNMGILWQDAGDLARSKAHYTASISVCGAVADTATDVVMRTDAIMARTRGYVNLATVYFSLGENDRTRQLLELALKDRQELLEPDDPRLLGVYYRLAQLEMEDGRSKQAEVHMRRYAEACEKYYGVRSEDHLRALAQLAEVNVELGADAVADSLFDRSVALHKAMDESGTDPELAIALRQRAAFRLDQHRTNEAIADLQEARSISVRVHGEAHYRSAMYDLLLAEAYLDADDPRGAHRFATRALATVQVRADAVNLSPVPQAFAQPHLLPDAIYYKVLAERTMDSTVSSGQQVEQMDLAVMAMARNKASYDDEASKLGFIGQQNAVFDLAVDVAYDDWREHGTTARLDHFLNITEADRSILLKSRLNDFSGIRFAGVPDSIITREGQLIAALDIEPEERAATKDLDKREKELADFLTRLSKEYPDYFNLRYGEPHVSVADLRKQLVSPEQSLLAYAITAEHVYMLVVRADTAALVQAPNKGLAEVVKALNAAVTSRDAAAYTSTAHQLHQVAFAPVAHLLTTQRLLIIPDGALHTVNFEALLDAPCTATDFRNHLLLQRYAIAYLLSATTAVQFADLTHERTKGVLAIAPGFTDDLKQDYLSRVQDSTLVDRQFLGLVRQPFAMSTAEGLGGSLSARVMVGGDASEKGFRSAANEYGILHLGTHAEMNAASPMYSRLVLSKDGQGADADADGYLHAYEIYELDLRAQLAVLTACETGIGKDVDGEGVRSLGYSFAYAGCPSLVMSLWSIDEKVSSEIITRFYKYLADGMPKHEALRQAKLDHLTTASDELALPYYWAGMVLVGDVSPVEVGVTRWWWLFGAGAFILGAVVLWRLRRR, from the coding sequence ATGCGTATCGCGTTGTCGTTGACCGGGCTGTTCGTTGCGATCGCGGCGATCGGGCAAGGTTCCGGCCTGTTGGCCGAACGACACCAGCGCATCAGCGCGCTGCACAAAGCGGAGGACCATCGGGGGACGGTCAAGGAGATCGAGCTTCAACTGAAGGAAGCCATCGGCACCCCTTGGCAGGATTCGATCTACCGGTACACCTACACATTGGGACGCGCCGTGTGGAAGTCGGAGAGTGCGGATGCGGGTGTGGCTGCTGCTGAGCGCGTGTTGGCCCTGGTGAAGGGCATGGACAAGAACGTGTTGCACCGGTTGGATGCCATGGACGACCTATCGCGTCTGCTCAATGACATGGGTCGCGTGTTGGACTGTGTGCGCGTGGATTCCACCACGCTGGCCATCGCTGACGCGCATGCATCGGTACCGCTGCTCCGCAGGGGTGAGGCACGCCAGGCCATCGCATACGACCTGGCCAGTTTGGGCGATCATGCCAACGCACTGAAGTATTACCTCGATGCACGATCCATCTACAAGCGGATCGGATCGGTGCCAGCGTTGAACATGAGCGAAGCATATAACGGCGCAGGTTCTTCGTGTTGGCACCTGGGACGGACGCGTGAGGCTGAGAGCTACTACCAGCAGGCATTGGCCTATCTGGACTCGTGCAACGACAAGCGGAAGCCCTTCCGCAAAGCCGGCATCCTGGGCAACATGGGTATTCTATGGCAGGATGCCGGAGACCTAGCGCGCAGCAAGGCGCATTACACGGCCAGCATCAGCGTGTGCGGGGCTGTGGCGGACACGGCTACGGATGTGGTTATGCGGACCGACGCGATCATGGCACGCACCCGGGGCTATGTCAACCTCGCCACCGTGTATTTCTCCCTGGGCGAGAATGACCGAACGCGCCAATTGTTGGAACTCGCTCTGAAAGACCGCCAGGAATTGCTGGAACCTGATGACCCTCGATTGCTAGGTGTGTACTACCGATTGGCGCAACTGGAAATGGAGGATGGCCGATCCAAGCAAGCCGAAGTGCATATGCGCCGGTACGCGGAAGCCTGCGAGAAGTATTACGGAGTGCGCAGTGAGGACCATTTACGGGCCCTTGCGCAGTTGGCGGAAGTGAATGTGGAACTCGGAGCGGATGCAGTGGCCGACTCGCTCTTCGATCGAAGTGTCGCGCTGCACAAGGCAATGGATGAAAGCGGAACCGATCCCGAACTGGCCATCGCCCTACGCCAGCGCGCAGCCTTCCGCCTGGATCAGCACCGGACGAACGAGGCGATCGCCGACCTGCAGGAAGCGCGATCCATCAGCGTGCGCGTTCATGGTGAGGCACATTACAGATCGGCGATGTACGACCTGCTGCTGGCCGAAGCATACCTCGATGCCGATGATCCGCGCGGCGCACATCGGTTCGCCACGCGAGCGTTGGCCACCGTGCAAGTTCGCGCTGACGCTGTCAACCTTTCACCGGTCCCACAGGCCTTCGCTCAGCCACACTTGTTGCCGGATGCGATCTATTACAAGGTGCTCGCTGAACGCACCATGGACAGCACGGTATCAAGCGGGCAGCAGGTGGAGCAGATGGACCTCGCCGTTATGGCCATGGCACGCAACAAGGCCTCGTACGACGATGAAGCCTCAAAACTGGGCTTCATCGGACAGCAGAATGCCGTGTTCGATCTTGCTGTGGATGTGGCGTACGATGATTGGCGCGAGCATGGCACCACGGCCAGATTGGATCATTTCCTCAACATAACCGAGGCCGATCGCTCCATTCTGTTGAAGAGCCGATTGAACGACTTCAGCGGCATCCGTTTCGCCGGTGTGCCCGATTCCATCATCACGCGCGAAGGCCAATTGATCGCCGCATTGGATATCGAGCCGGAAGAGCGTGCCGCTACCAAGGATCTGGACAAACGCGAAAAGGAGCTCGCCGATTTCCTCACACGCTTGAGCAAGGAGTATCCCGACTATTTCAACCTGCGCTATGGTGAACCGCACGTGAGCGTTGCCGACCTGCGCAAGCAATTGGTTTCACCGGAACAGAGCCTGTTGGCCTACGCCATCACTGCTGAGCACGTGTACATGCTGGTGGTGCGCGCGGATACGGCCGCGTTGGTGCAAGCACCGAATAAGGGCTTGGCCGAAGTGGTGAAGGCGCTGAACGCTGCAGTGACCTCGCGCGATGCTGCCGCTTACACCAGCACCGCTCATCAGCTTCATCAAGTCGCGTTCGCGCCGGTGGCCCACTTGCTCACCACCCAGCGCCTGCTCATCATCCCTGATGGCGCATTGCACACGGTGAACTTCGAAGCCCTGCTCGATGCGCCATGCACCGCGACAGACTTCCGTAACCATCTGCTTCTTCAGCGATATGCCATCGCCTACTTGCTCAGTGCGACCACGGCCGTGCAATTCGCCGACCTCACGCACGAACGCACGAAGGGCGTACTTGCCATTGCACCGGGCTTCACCGATGATCTGAAACAGGACTACTTGTCTCGCGTGCAGGACTCCACGTTGGTGGACCGCCAGTTCCTCGGTCTTGTGCGGCAGCCGTTCGCGATGAGCACCGCGGAAGGACTTGGAGGAAGTCTATCGGCGCGGGTGATGGTGGGCGGCGATGCCAGCGAGAAGGGATTCCGCTCTGCGGCGAATGAATATGGCATCCTCCATTTGGGAACGCACGCGGAGATGAACGCTGCTTCGCCCATGTATTCGCGACTGGTCCTGAGCAAGGATGGCCAGGGCGCCGATGCTGACGCGGATGGCTACCTGCACGCCTACGAGATCTACGAGCTGGACCTGCGCGCGCAATTGGCCGTGCTCACGGCATGCGAAACCGGTATCGGTAAGGATGTCGACGGCGAAGGCGTGCGCTCGCTGGGCTACAGTTTCGCCTATGCCGGCTGCCCGAGCTTGGTCATGTCGCTGTGGAGCATCGATGAGAAGGTGAGCTCCGAGATCATCACGCGGTTCTACAAGTACCTCGCCGATGGCATGCCCAAGCATGAAGCGTTGAGGCAGGCGAAGCTCGACCACCTGACCACCGCCAGCGACGAACTCGCACTGCCTTACTACTGGGCGGGCATGGTGCTGGTGGGCGATGTTTCCCCCGTGGAAGTCGGCGTTACCCGTTGGTGGTGGCTGTTCGGTGCAGGTGCCTTCATCCTTGGTGCGGTTGTGCTCTGGCGCCTGCGCCGACGTTGA
- a CDS encoding DUF4139 domain-containing protein, giving the protein MLFRTRTAAYLLTFIVPFHLLAAEQPVTSKVSAAKVFLSGAQITRSASATVKAGNSTLVFTGLSEQLDPMSIQVNAKGGFNILSVNHRVNYLTESPKKKEIEDLQTKIKQLEHDWAVENGVQQVWVNEEQLLLKNSGVGGQQNGLTAAQLQAVNDYVRERMKAMKLGWLAQEEKKRAIGEEADKLRAQLAQYQGEAPRPTSEIVVEVENTTEVPATFTVSYFVRDAGWTPAYDLRAKSTSAPIELLMKAQVINSTGEDWTKVDLALSSGNPTLGGNMLALQPWVLQQPYVLETISRGRKYKATADDLKAPAPVANGWSGATTTMEGEFREDLNALSEVANTVVYNTTTIEFAIDAPFSVPADGLAHTVSVKTHSVPATFKHYVTPKLDKDAFLYARTTGWEDLNLLPGNANVFFEGTYVGQSYLNVQATTDTLDVSLGRDKGVVVERVRRKSTNDKAVIGGKRTNTVGFDISVRNTKATAIDVEVRDQHPLSPQSEIEVKLIESSDAVVNEQTGQLTWNISVEPKATKKLGFAYTVKHPKDLPVVLE; this is encoded by the coding sequence ATGTTGTTCCGCACGCGCACAGCCGCCTACCTGCTCACGTTCATCGTACCATTCCACCTGCTTGCCGCCGAGCAGCCCGTCACCAGCAAGGTGAGCGCCGCCAAAGTGTTCCTGAGCGGTGCGCAGATCACGCGCTCGGCATCGGCCACGGTGAAGGCCGGTAACAGCACACTGGTCTTCACCGGCCTCAGCGAACAGCTCGACCCGATGAGCATCCAGGTGAATGCCAAGGGCGGCTTCAACATCCTGAGCGTGAACCACCGCGTGAACTACCTCACCGAAAGCCCGAAGAAGAAGGAGATCGAAGACCTGCAAACGAAGATCAAGCAATTGGAGCACGACTGGGCGGTGGAGAACGGCGTGCAGCAGGTGTGGGTGAACGAGGAGCAACTGCTGCTGAAGAACAGCGGCGTGGGCGGCCAGCAGAACGGCCTCACCGCGGCGCAACTACAAGCCGTGAACGATTACGTGCGTGAGCGCATGAAGGCCATGAAGCTCGGGTGGTTGGCGCAGGAGGAAAAGAAGCGCGCCATCGGCGAGGAAGCGGACAAGCTGCGGGCGCAGCTCGCGCAATACCAGGGTGAAGCCCCGCGCCCCACCAGCGAGATCGTGGTGGAAGTGGAGAACACCACGGAAGTCCCCGCCACGTTCACCGTGAGCTACTTCGTGCGCGACGCCGGTTGGACACCCGCTTACGACCTGCGCGCGAAAAGCACCAGCGCGCCCATCGAGCTGCTGATGAAGGCACAGGTGATCAACAGCACCGGCGAGGACTGGACCAAGGTGGACTTGGCCCTCAGCAGCGGCAACCCGACGCTGGGCGGCAACATGCTGGCGCTGCAGCCGTGGGTGCTCCAGCAACCATACGTACTGGAGACCATCTCACGTGGCAGGAAGTACAAAGCCACGGCGGATGATCTGAAGGCACCAGCACCGGTGGCGAATGGCTGGTCGGGCGCAACAACGACCATGGAAGGTGAGTTCCGCGAGGACCTGAATGCCCTTTCAGAAGTCGCCAACACCGTCGTGTACAACACCACCACCATCGAGTTCGCCATCGATGCACCCTTCAGCGTTCCGGCCGACGGCTTGGCCCACACCGTGAGCGTGAAGACGCACAGCGTGCCCGCCACCTTCAAGCACTATGTGACACCCAAGTTGGACAAGGACGCCTTCCTCTATGCGCGCACCACCGGCTGGGAAGACCTGAACCTGCTGCCCGGCAACGCCAATGTGTTCTTCGAAGGCACGTACGTGGGCCAGAGCTACCTGAACGTGCAGGCCACCACCGACACGCTGGACGTTTCGCTGGGCCGCGACAAGGGTGTGGTGGTGGAGCGCGTGCGCCGCAAGAGCACCAACGACAAGGCCGTCATCGGCGGCAAGCGCACCAACACGGTCGGCTTCGACATCAGCGTGCGCAACACCAAGGCCACGGCCATCGACGTTGAAGTGCGAGACCAGCACCCGCTGAGCCCTCAGAGCGAGATCGAAGTGAAGCTCATCGAGAGCAGCGATGCGGTGGTGAACGAGCAGACCGGCCAGCTCACCTGGAACATCAGCGTGGAGCCCAAGGCCACCAAGAAGCTCGGCTTCGCCTACACCGTGAAGCACCCGAAGGACCTGCCGGTGGTGCTGGAGTAG